The Calditerrivibrio nitroreducens DSM 19672 genome window below encodes:
- a CDS encoding isochorismatase family protein: MFMPKRDNSGLLIIDVQENLVKAMNTDLYREKLSNMIKIAKFAKLINLPYFITQHYTKGLGNTVRELRDILGDDYFEKIYFSAYREPEFTDYLCDCRNIFIVGMEAHVCVLQTALDLLDADYNVFVVEDAVLSTKKDCWQNALEYLKIAGGIITNTETVIFQLLEKGGTEEFKEALKIIKDV, from the coding sequence ATGTTTATGCCTAAAAGGGATAATTCTGGGCTTCTCATTATTGATGTGCAGGAAAATCTGGTTAAGGCCATGAATACTGATCTGTATAGAGAAAAACTTTCAAATATGATAAAAATCGCTAAATTTGCAAAGCTTATCAATCTGCCTTATTTTATCACACAACACTATACAAAAGGTCTGGGGAACACAGTTAGAGAATTGCGGGATATCTTGGGTGATGACTATTTTGAAAAGATCTACTTTTCTGCATACAGAGAGCCTGAATTCACTGATTATCTATGTGATTGTAGAAATATCTTTATTGTAGGCATGGAGGCTCATGTATGTGTCTTACAAACAGCCCTTGACCTGCTCGATGCTGACTACAATGTATTTGTTGTGGAGGATGCTGTATTATCCACAAAAAAAGATTGTTGGCAAAATGCCCTTGAATATCTGAAAATTGCTGGGGGGATAATTACCAATACTGAAACGGTAATTTTTCAATTACTGGAAAAGGGTGGGACGGAAGAGTTTAAGGAAGCATTAAAGATTATAAAAGATGTATGA
- a CDS encoding SprT-like domain-containing protein, which yields MYEIKRRLYSKLLELNHRSVELFGVDLSDITIKFELKGIAAGKYYPKRDLINLNKDLIQTYPDEMINNILCHEVAHHITYKLYGGRVKPHGKEWKEICGSIGGVPEIYHSLPTTKVKKFKRYRYICECGEHLLTSIRHNRIQKGVAYFCKKCKKKLSQVS from the coding sequence ATGTATGAAATTAAAAGAAGATTGTACAGTAAATTGTTGGAATTAAATCATAGGTCAGTTGAACTATTTGGTGTGGATTTAAGTGATATAACAATCAAGTTCGAACTAAAAGGTATTGCCGCAGGTAAGTATTATCCAAAAAGAGATTTAATCAATCTTAATAAAGATCTTATACAAACATATCCGGATGAAATGATAAATAATATCTTATGCCATGAGGTGGCTCATCATATTACTTATAAATTGTATGGCGGTAGGGTAAAACCTCATGGGAAGGAATGGAAAGAGATATGCGGCTCCATTGGGGGAGTACCTGAGATTTACCATAGTCTACCCACGACCAAAGTAAAAAAATTTAAGAGATACAGATACATTTGTGAGTGTGGCGAGCATCTTCTGACATCCATAAGGCATAACCGCATACAAAAAGGTGTTGCATATTTCTGCAAAAAATGTAAGAAAAAGCTGTCACAAGTTAGTTAA
- a CDS encoding phosphate/phosphite/phosphonate ABC transporter substrate-binding protein, whose protein sequence is MRRLFLILSFLFLVNFMVFAECVLKMGVFPYSNPQKLVTDYSPIAEKISKDIDCKVKIYTAPSYEEYMNKAINLEYDIIVPSVSCIVKLLTNKTPVEVIAAGYPPFKGAVIVRRDSKIDSLNKIKGIKIAAVGEHSFGGYLFLKYKLQSMGIDIQRDNFVSFVGKTDNVVISVLNGKADVGVTRLDVLNEDIYFEARKDLKVIFESEPILNFPFVVSKSMDKKLKSSIKQSLLSYIPDKSDNNLKIEKIAEANNEDYIIFAKKHNIK, encoded by the coding sequence ATGAGAAGATTATTTTTAATTTTATCTTTTTTATTTTTGGTTAATTTCATGGTGTTTGCTGAGTGTGTACTTAAGATGGGGGTTTTTCCATATTCCAATCCACAAAAGTTGGTAACTGATTACTCACCTATTGCTGAAAAGATATCAAAAGACATAGATTGCAAGGTAAAAATATATACTGCTCCCTCCTATGAAGAGTATATGAATAAAGCTATCAATCTTGAATATGACATCATTGTTCCAAGCGTTAGCTGTATAGTTAAGTTGTTGACAAATAAGACTCCTGTGGAGGTAATAGCTGCTGGGTATCCACCCTTTAAAGGGGCAGTGATTGTTAGGCGTGATTCCAAAATAGATAGTCTTAATAAAATCAAAGGTATTAAAATAGCAGCGGTGGGGGAGCATAGTTTTGGGGGCTATCTCTTTTTAAAATATAAGCTTCAGTCTATGGGTATAGATATACAGAGGGATAATTTTGTCTCATTTGTAGGGAAAACGGATAATGTTGTGATATCTGTGTTGAATGGGAAGGCTGATGTGGGTGTTACAAGATTGGATGTGTTAAATGAAGATATTTATTTCGAGGCCAGAAAGGATCTTAAGGTTATTTTCGAAAGTGAGCCTATTTTGAATTTTCCGTTTGTTGTTTCAAAAAGTATGGATAAAAAACTCAAGTCAAGTATTAAGCAGTCTCTTTTAAGCTACATTCCGGATAAAAGTGATAACAACTTGAAAATTGAAAAGATTGCTGAAGCTAACAATGAAGATTATATAATATTTGCTAAAAAACATAATATAAAATGA
- a CDS encoding IS256-like element ISCni1 family transposase, with product MDNIIINELSKYFKSMIQEIMLSEREKYLKEHSETRGNGYYIRTPKTILGNMELEIPRTRDGNFKPSIIPERKRVTFMLDDVIRALFTAGLSSRKTGEVIRNLMGTSVSASFVSSNLEISEEVISKFMNRELTENYPVIYIDATYISLKRDTVSKESVYVVLGLSTDGRREILTYCLPGGDEKSSVWRDIFINLTNRGLRGVKMVISDDLPGIGEVIKEVFPNADHQLCWFHLKKNIKNKVRKSDFDEILKELEYVFESKNEDEAKSRLQAFINKWSKLYRYFNNLRDKINSYCYFFKFHPKLRSYFSTTNWLERCFKELKDNIRIRGYFHSEESANKFLYLFFSDKSLKYNERKLKYSNIIEETLNG from the coding sequence ATGGATAATATAATAATAAATGAATTATCCAAATATTTCAAGTCAATGATACAAGAAATAATGCTAAGTGAGAGAGAAAAATACTTGAAAGAACACTCAGAAACAAGAGGGAATGGGTACTACATAAGAACACCTAAAACTATATTGGGTAATATGGAGCTTGAAATACCAAGAACACGTGATGGTAATTTTAAGCCATCCATAATTCCAGAGCGGAAAAGAGTTACTTTTATGTTAGATGATGTGATAAGAGCCTTATTTACTGCTGGCTTAAGCTCAAGGAAGACAGGAGAAGTAATAAGAAACCTTATGGGTACTTCTGTATCAGCTTCGTTTGTAAGTTCCAATTTAGAGATATCAGAAGAAGTTATAAGTAAATTTATGAATAGAGAACTTACAGAAAATTATCCTGTAATTTACATAGATGCCACTTATATTTCGTTGAAGAGGGATACCGTATCTAAAGAATCTGTTTATGTGGTGTTAGGTCTTAGTACAGATGGCAGACGTGAAATATTGACATATTGTTTACCTGGTGGAGATGAGAAATCATCGGTATGGAGAGATATCTTTATAAATTTGACCAACAGAGGATTGAGAGGTGTAAAAATGGTCATTAGTGATGATTTACCTGGTATAGGAGAAGTAATTAAAGAAGTATTTCCCAATGCCGACCATCAGCTTTGCTGGTTTCATTTGAAGAAAAATATTAAGAATAAAGTCAGGAAATCAGATTTTGATGAGATATTAAAAGAATTGGAGTATGTGTTTGAATCTAAAAACGAAGATGAAGCTAAAAGTCGGCTACAAGCCTTTATCAACAAATGGAGCAAGCTTTATAGATACTTTAATAACTTGAGAGATAAAATAAATAGTTATTGTTACTTTTTTAAATTTCATCCTAAGTTAAGGAGTTATTTTAGTACCACAAATTGGTTAGAGAGATGTTTTAAGGAACTTAAAGACAATATAAGAATTAGGGGGTATTTTCATTCTGAAGAGAGTGCAAATAAGTTTTTATATCTATTTTTTAGTGATAAAAGTTTAAAATATAATGAAAGAAAATTAAAGTACTCAAATATAATAGAGGAGACTCTTAATGGATAA
- a CDS encoding hybrid sensor histidine kinase/response regulator gives MEDYFRIQKTITKVCRDNNDIERIIVVDDYGMIISDTDMVNLSKKFVWDNNSNLSIFSMDLSVGKSRYGKVYLVLNKKRITDELNNLYARVIFSSLIFLLVSILIGNILSKFFSNPIQILLRDIENYKNRNLINDAKDIVAPHEILILYRNFYEFINIIQDREEQLKLSFDEIKNMREFIQQIVDSLPFTIVTYNSQFDVTFCNKRVYQMFDISVPIINKNILEILEDKKLVELVAFLKSSDEIEQKRFQFKAIPKKFFNISIFKIETSKGLQIGLLIDDVTVDVEKDNMIFHAQKMDALGVLAGGVAHDINNVLSAMKNALTAIEMMDYPDEIKPMLKILEKAIYRGSNIVRQILLFSRKQDVQYKSVDIAKVIDGVVGILKSTADKSIEIKTEIDGDSYNVFGDENQLEQAILNICINACHAMTIMRKDGKKGGLLTIKLGHYKNQRNNILNCVDKNYIIISISDTGVGIPRDEIPRIFEPFYTKKKINEGTGLGLAIVHRIVKDHGGDIYVYSEEGKGTTFNILLPLVQDESISENEVNDIDIKYNLTALVVDDDNLVLNANISLLKSVGIWVIPVEEPLKAVDTFKMHKDKIDLCIIDMVMPKMSGVDVAKGILSISPEAKIVISSGYYNDPSVEEFIKGHQLAFLPKPFSLKELKKCLDAIGIKPAG, from the coding sequence GTGGAAGATTACTTTAGAATTCAGAAAACTATTACAAAAGTCTGCAGGGATAATAATGATATTGAAAGGATCATTGTGGTGGATGATTATGGTATGATAATTTCAGATACAGATATGGTAAATTTAAGCAAAAAATTTGTATGGGACAATAATAGTAATCTTTCCATATTTTCAATGGATTTGAGTGTGGGTAAAAGTAGGTATGGGAAGGTATACTTAGTATTAAACAAGAAGAGGATAACAGATGAACTCAACAATCTCTATGCCAGAGTTATATTCTCATCTCTTATTTTCTTACTGGTTAGTATATTGATTGGCAATATTTTGTCGAAATTTTTCTCCAACCCTATCCAAATACTATTACGGGATATTGAGAATTATAAAAATAGAAATCTCATTAATGATGCAAAGGATATAGTGGCTCCCCACGAAATTCTAATACTTTACAGAAATTTTTATGAGTTTATCAATATTATACAGGACAGAGAGGAACAACTCAAGCTTAGCTTTGATGAGATAAAAAATATGAGGGAATTTATCCAGCAAATAGTGGATTCTCTTCCTTTTACTATTGTAACTTATAATAGCCAATTCGATGTGACTTTTTGCAACAAGAGGGTGTATCAAATGTTTGATATATCAGTTCCAATTATCAATAAGAATATTCTGGAAATATTGGAAGATAAGAAACTGGTGGAATTGGTAGCTTTTTTAAAAAGTAGCGATGAGATTGAACAGAAGAGGTTTCAGTTTAAAGCGATACCTAAAAAATTTTTCAACATCTCAATATTTAAAATAGAGACTTCAAAAGGATTGCAGATTGGACTTTTGATCGATGATGTCACTGTGGATGTGGAAAAGGATAATATGATTTTTCATGCCCAAAAGATGGATGCTCTGGGGGTTTTGGCGGGTGGTGTGGCACATGATATAAATAATGTGTTATCCGCAATGAAGAATGCTCTGACTGCTATAGAAATGATGGATTATCCGGATGAGATTAAGCCGATGCTTAAGATTCTGGAAAAAGCTATATACAGGGGATCAAATATAGTAAGGCAGATACTTTTATTTAGTCGTAAACAGGATGTTCAGTATAAGAGTGTCGATATTGCCAAAGTGATTGATGGAGTGGTTGGAATTCTTAAAAGTACAGCTGATAAATCTATAGAAATTAAAACTGAAATAGATGGGGATAGTTATAATGTTTTTGGGGATGAGAATCAGTTAGAGCAAGCTATTTTAAATATATGTATAAATGCCTGTCATGCTATGACAATTATGAGAAAAGATGGTAAAAAGGGTGGGCTTCTAACTATAAAATTGGGACACTATAAAAATCAGCGTAATAATATACTAAACTGTGTGGATAAAAACTATATCATCATTTCGATATCGGATACAGGTGTTGGGATACCCAGAGATGAAATACCAAGAATATTCGAGCCATTTTATACAAAGAAAAAAATAAACGAAGGGACAGGTTTGGGATTAGCTATAGTTCATAGAATTGTAAAGGATCACGGTGGAGATATATATGTATATTCTGAAGAGGGGAAAGGTACGACATTTAACATATTATTACCACTCGTTCAGGATGAATCAATATCGGAAAACGAGGTTAACGATATAGACATTAAATACAATTTAACAGCTCTTGTGGTGGATGACGATAATTTAGTCTTAAATGCGAATATATCCTTATTAAAATCGGTAGGTATTTGGGTTATTCCTGTTGAAGAACCTTTGAAGGCGGTTGATACTTTTAAGATGCATAAGGATAAGATAGATCTCTGTATTATAGATATGGTAATGCCAAAGATGTCTGGGGTTGATGTGGCAAAGGGGATACTGTCTATTTCACCTGAGGCAAAGATTGTCATTTCTTCTGGTTATTATAACGATCCATCAGTGGAAGAATTTATTAAAGGACATCAACTTGCTTTTCTACCAAAGCCTTTTTCATTAAAAGAATTAAAGAAATGTCTGGATGCGATAGGGATCAAGCCAGCAGGATAA
- a CDS encoding SDR family oxidoreductase, whose product MDLNLKDKVILVAASSKGIGFGIAQETAKEGAILSIASRNRSEIDKSAQKLRQHTEVSAFVMDASNPVSIKNWINETYKKYNRIDGLVINAGGPKAGFFEDLSEEDWLDAYNLTLMSAVRMIRETLPYMKKNNGGSIVTITSTSIKEPIDVLLLSNVFRSGVQSLIKSLSITHGKFNIRFNNVAPGRIYTDRVKALDEINAKNKGISVEAQRSYEENSIPLLRYGTIEEIGKVVTFLLSDASSYITGSTIFVDGGKVKSL is encoded by the coding sequence ATGGACCTAAATCTTAAAGACAAGGTAATATTGGTTGCTGCTTCAAGCAAAGGGATAGGTTTCGGTATTGCCCAGGAAACCGCAAAAGAAGGAGCTATTCTTTCAATTGCAAGCAGAAACAGGTCAGAAATCGATAAATCAGCCCAAAAATTAAGACAACACACCGAAGTGTCCGCTTTTGTGATGGATGCATCCAACCCTGTTTCAATTAAAAATTGGATTAACGAAACCTATAAAAAATACAATCGCATAGATGGACTTGTGATAAATGCTGGTGGACCAAAAGCAGGTTTTTTTGAAGATCTCTCAGAAGAAGACTGGCTTGATGCCTACAACCTCACCCTGATGAGTGCTGTTAGAATGATAAGGGAAACTCTCCCTTATATGAAGAAAAATAATGGAGGTAGTATCGTTACCATCACATCCACCTCTATAAAAGAGCCGATAGACGTTCTGCTTTTATCAAATGTTTTCAGATCTGGTGTACAGAGTCTCATAAAATCTCTGTCGATAACTCACGGTAAATTCAATATCAGGTTCAACAATGTAGCCCCTGGTAGAATTTATACTGATAGAGTGAAAGCTCTTGATGAAATAAATGCCAAAAATAAAGGGATCTCCGTTGAGGCCCAAAGATCATATGAGGAAAACAGTATCCCTCTTCTCAGGTATGGGACTATAGAAGAAATTGGAAAAGTAGTTACTTTTCTATTATCTGATGCATCATCATATATCACCGGAAGCACAATCTTTGTGGATGGGGGTAAAGTAAAATCCCTTTGA
- a CDS encoding 2-dehydropantoate 2-reductase, with product MKMLCFGAGAVGSLFCGLMANKGYDIDFIARGEHLKKLQDNGTLSINSYRYGDIVVPIKAFATPQSQYDIVFIAVKSQDTANACSTIKSFIKPESIIVSMQNGIDNPSIIASLLPDHKVVAASVFVGSSVDTPGHVTHSADGRIILGAFTSNVSANDLQNIKMIFDRIDVPCVISDDIKLVMWKKLLWNLIFNPLSALLEATCGKLVENDYSRHLMQKMLEEGYLAAKRDGVEIPQDYLDKIMDVKGNLYNYKTSMLQDIQKLKIPEVDGIMLPVINRLKDTTPAAYTETIYNLLKYKYGKKYIYTPKLTVDMIVYNSNNEILLIERKNPPYGWAIPGGFVDYGETVENAAKRELEEETGITVDKFEMLGVYSDPTRDSRFHTVSIVYYTFSDDAPKAADDAKDAKFFNLNKLPENIAFDHKKIIEDFKHILKKRRSDGPKS from the coding sequence ATGAAAATGTTATGTTTTGGAGCTGGTGCTGTAGGATCTTTATTCTGCGGACTTATGGCGAATAAAGGTTATGATATAGATTTTATCGCAAGAGGTGAACACTTAAAAAAATTACAGGACAATGGTACCTTATCGATAAACAGTTATAGATATGGAGATATAGTAGTTCCCATCAAGGCCTTCGCCACCCCCCAATCCCAATATGATATAGTTTTCATCGCTGTAAAATCTCAGGATACTGCTAACGCCTGCTCCACGATAAAATCATTTATCAAGCCAGAATCTATAATAGTTTCTATGCAAAATGGAATAGACAACCCATCCATAATCGCTTCATTACTACCAGATCATAAAGTTGTTGCCGCATCTGTTTTTGTGGGATCTTCTGTTGATACCCCCGGACATGTAACCCATTCAGCCGATGGCCGCATAATACTCGGTGCCTTTACCAGCAATGTTTCAGCAAACGATTTACAAAATATAAAAATGATATTTGACAGAATAGACGTTCCATGTGTAATATCAGATGATATAAAGCTTGTGATGTGGAAAAAGCTCCTCTGGAACCTTATTTTCAACCCCCTTTCTGCACTCCTGGAGGCCACATGTGGCAAATTGGTGGAAAATGACTACAGTAGACACCTTATGCAAAAAATGCTTGAGGAAGGTTACCTCGCCGCAAAGAGAGATGGGGTTGAGATCCCACAGGATTATTTAGATAAAATCATGGATGTAAAAGGTAACCTTTACAATTACAAAACCAGTATGCTGCAGGATATACAAAAGCTAAAAATACCTGAAGTGGATGGGATAATGTTGCCAGTTATAAATAGATTAAAAGATACAACCCCCGCCGCTTATACTGAAACGATCTACAACCTTTTGAAATATAAATATGGTAAAAAATATATCTATACCCCAAAGCTTACCGTAGACATGATAGTCTACAACTCTAACAATGAGATCCTCCTGATAGAAAGAAAAAACCCACCCTACGGCTGGGCAATCCCTGGAGGATTTGTAGATTACGGGGAAACTGTGGAAAATGCTGCAAAAAGGGAGCTTGAAGAGGAAACAGGGATAACAGTGGATAAATTTGAAATGCTTGGGGTCTATTCGGACCCCACAAGAGATAGCAGGTTTCATACAGTAAGTATCGTTTACTACACCTTTTCCGATGATGCTCCGAAGGCCGCAGATGATGCAAAAGATGCAAAATTCTTTAATTTAAATAAGCTGCCAGAAAATATAGCATTCGACCATAAGAAGATAATAGAAGATTTCAAGCATATTCTAAAGAAAAGGAGATCGGATGGACCTAAATCTTAA
- a CDS encoding ATP-dependent Clp protease ATP-binding subunit encodes MFDLFTDRTRRAILYSRDEAEKLANGTIDTEHILLGILREKSGHISTLFETFNVDINTMIQDIKQNCTRTDTFFLKGSMPFSANAKRAMEFALEEARLLGEKFVQPEHILLGLIKEKRGKASQILTKYGFDLYTLREELQRLKVQTNKPKTETPNIDYFCKDLTRLATENKLDPVIERDSEIDRLIEILCRRTKNNAILIGEPGTGKTAIVEGLAIKIANAEVPLSLRNKRIISMDFGTLVAGTKYRGQFEERMQVLLKEVENSGNIIVFIDEIHTMVGAGDSEGGVDAANILKPYLSKGLFQCIGATTIKEYRKYIEKDSALERRFQTIMVDPPTPQQTKKILLGLKNRYEQFHKVFITEEIVDKIIDLSERYITDRYQPDKSIDILDEASSHVKLKHEQFPEELKNLKDKLNTLLVKKKILIQAENYAAAEKITTEVESLGELYRKRYSAWLDRSKNSYSELTISDIHEIVSKISRINISNITSSDIQKAQMLKSKLESEVIGQSEAIEIVSKAIKKGVAGLHNGKKPIANFLFLGPTGVGKTELAKQLALNFFGKEDFLIRVDMSEFMEKHSVSKLLGSPPGYVGYDDGGKLTEMIRRKPYSVVLFDEIEKADPEVLNILLQIMDEGFITDSYGRRCSFKNAIIIMTSNLGTKSFLGRKKLGFNEIDNNNIDYETFCQYAHKEINEFFRPEFLNRIDNIVVFKPLVQDDLIKIIDKYIKEINGLLSKNGKHLNVSEDVKKFILSQEYDYSYGARPLRRLISKFIEDPLSELLLDGKYHKRKNISVILKNNSIHFR; translated from the coding sequence ATGTTTGATCTTTTTACAGACAGAACAAGGCGAGCCATCCTATATTCGAGAGACGAAGCGGAAAAGCTTGCCAATGGTACAATCGATACAGAGCATATCCTTCTTGGTATTCTTCGTGAAAAGTCAGGGCACATATCCACCCTCTTTGAGACTTTTAACGTAGATATAAACACAATGATTCAGGATATAAAACAAAACTGCACAAGGACAGATACATTTTTTCTCAAAGGGAGTATGCCTTTTAGTGCTAATGCCAAAAGAGCAATGGAGTTTGCATTAGAGGAAGCAAGACTGTTGGGGGAAAAGTTTGTACAGCCGGAACATATCCTGTTGGGTCTAATCAAGGAGAAAAGGGGTAAGGCATCCCAGATACTCACAAAATATGGTTTTGATCTTTATACATTGCGGGAAGAATTACAACGGTTGAAAGTACAAACAAATAAACCAAAAACCGAAACCCCAAATATAGATTACTTTTGTAAAGATCTTACTAGGCTTGCTACAGAAAATAAGTTAGACCCCGTTATTGAAAGGGATTCTGAGATAGATAGATTGATCGAGATTCTCTGCAGAAGGACCAAAAACAATGCAATCCTCATCGGTGAACCTGGAACAGGGAAAACTGCCATCGTCGAAGGTCTTGCAATAAAGATTGCGAATGCTGAAGTTCCCCTCTCCCTGAGAAATAAAAGAATCATCAGTATGGATTTTGGTACTCTTGTGGCAGGTACCAAATACAGAGGACAATTTGAGGAAAGGATGCAGGTTTTGCTCAAAGAGGTTGAAAACAGTGGCAATATAATCGTTTTTATTGATGAGATTCATACTATGGTGGGTGCCGGAGATTCTGAAGGGGGAGTGGATGCGGCTAATATTTTAAAACCATACCTTTCAAAAGGTTTGTTTCAGTGTATAGGTGCCACAACCATTAAAGAGTATAGAAAATACATAGAAAAAGATTCCGCCCTTGAGCGGAGATTTCAAACAATCATGGTGGATCCACCCACCCCACAGCAGACAAAAAAGATACTCCTTGGGCTAAAAAATAGATACGAACAATTTCACAAGGTCTTTATAACGGAGGAAATAGTAGATAAAATAATAGATCTGTCCGAGAGATATATCACAGATCGATATCAGCCGGATAAGTCGATAGATATCTTAGATGAAGCCTCATCCCATGTAAAACTTAAGCATGAACAGTTCCCTGAAGAGCTGAAAAACTTGAAAGATAAACTAAACACCCTGCTGGTGAAGAAAAAAATTCTCATCCAGGCTGAAAATTATGCTGCTGCTGAAAAGATAACCACCGAAGTTGAATCTCTGGGGGAACTTTATAGAAAAAGATATTCCGCATGGTTAGACCGCAGTAAAAATAGCTATTCAGAGCTAACGATATCTGACATCCATGAGATTGTATCGAAGATTTCAAGGATAAATATTTCAAACATCACTTCATCAGATATTCAGAAAGCACAGATGCTAAAAAGCAAGCTTGAATCCGAGGTTATTGGTCAATCAGAAGCAATAGAGATAGTTTCAAAGGCTATAAAAAAGGGTGTGGCTGGTTTACACAACGGGAAAAAACCGATTGCAAACTTCCTCTTTCTGGGGCCAACAGGAGTTGGTAAAACGGAGCTTGCCAAACAACTTGCTTTAAACTTCTTCGGTAAAGAAGATTTTTTAATAAGAGTTGATATGAGCGAATTCATGGAAAAGCATTCCGTTTCGAAACTTTTGGGGTCTCCTCCGGGTTATGTTGGATATGATGATGGTGGAAAATTGACAGAAATGATCCGTAGGAAGCCTTACAGTGTAGTTTTATTTGATGAAATAGAAAAGGCTGACCCTGAAGTACTGAATATATTATTACAAATAATGGATGAAGGTTTTATAACCGATTCATACGGTAGAAGATGCTCCTTTAAGAATGCCATAATCATTATGACTTCAAACCTTGGGACGAAATCTTTTCTGGGTAGAAAAAAACTTGGATTTAATGAAATAGATAACAATAATATAGATTACGAAACCTTCTGTCAGTATGCCCATAAAGAGATAAATGAGTTTTTCAGACCTGAATTTCTAAACAGAATAGACAATATAGTGGTATTCAAACCACTTGTTCAGGATGATCTTATCAAAATTATTGACAAGTATATTAAAGAAATAAACGGATTATTGTCCAAAAATGGAAAGCATCTCAACGTCAGTGAAGATGTAAAAAAGTTTATCTTAAGTCAGGAATACGATTATAGTTATGGGGCAAGGCCATTAAGACGCCTCATATCCAAGTTTATTGAAGACCCTCTCAGTGAACTATTGCTGGATGGAAAGTACCACAAGCGAAAAAATATCTCTGTAATTCTTAAAAATAATAGTATCCATTTCAGATAA
- a CDS encoding HD-GYP domain-containing protein, with the protein MLKAIPINEIKTGMIILKCDKEWLKLPFFGKPLESDDIIKILKNYGVSKVYISVDQEENRSSNFEATAEEEVLNNTADIKKYSATIEEVSHIQRIHKNSVEIVQDILNDVRKGNSVYMEDITLVIDQFLEDCFKKPTLVASVARIKHSDDYEVSHAMNVSILNMALGRKLGLDIEQMKMVGIGGLLHDIGKVKIPENLLKKPGKLTDEEFAIVKKHPEYGYEMLKGRFPQPVLESVLFHHERADGSGYPFGLKDSAIPRFAKITSVSDVYDAITSDKAYKNGSSAPKAISEMLKSSGIQFNNVLLKMFIEILGGYPSGTVVLLDTGEIAVVFKENHKVPQYPLVIVVTDKNQKQCQPYLFDLNEYNLLTKKHYKTILTALDAKKYEIDPNKVIEMFINNTSLEARYG; encoded by the coding sequence ATGTTAAAAGCTATACCTATTAATGAAATAAAAACAGGAATGATTATTTTAAAATGCGATAAAGAGTGGTTAAAGTTGCCTTTTTTTGGAAAACCTCTCGAATCTGATGATATTATAAAAATTCTGAAAAATTATGGTGTGTCAAAGGTATATATCTCTGTGGATCAGGAAGAGAATCGCTCTTCAAACTTTGAAGCCACAGCGGAAGAGGAGGTTTTGAATAACACCGCAGATATAAAGAAGTATTCCGCCACTATAGAGGAGGTCAGTCATATTCAAAGGATTCATAAAAATAGTGTTGAGATCGTTCAGGATATTTTAAACGACGTTAGAAAAGGGAATTCGGTTTACATGGAGGATATTACACTGGTAATTGATCAATTTCTTGAAGATTGTTTCAAAAAACCTACACTTGTGGCAAGTGTTGCCAGAATAAAACATAGTGATGATTACGAAGTAAGCCATGCTATGAATGTGTCTATTCTTAATATGGCTTTGGGGCGCAAGCTGGGTCTCGATATTGAGCAGATGAAAATGGTGGGTATTGGTGGTTTGCTCCATGATATAGGTAAAGTAAAAATCCCGGAAAATCTGTTAAAGAAACCTGGTAAGCTCACAGATGAGGAGTTTGCCATTGTAAAAAAGCATCCGGAATATGGTTATGAGATGTTAAAAGGGAGGTTTCCTCAGCCGGTTTTGGAATCTGTTCTTTTTCACCACGAAAGGGCAGATGGAAGTGGGTATCCTTTTGGTTTAAAAGATTCTGCTATTCCAAGATTTGCAAAAATTACATCTGTATCTGATGTTTATGATGCTATTACCAGTGATAAGGCATACAAAAATGGCTCCTCAGCCCCAAAGGCCATATCCGAGATGCTAAAAAGCTCTGGTATTCAGTTTAATAATGTACTCCTTAAGATGTTTATAGAGATTTTAGGAGGCTACCCATCAGGAACAGTTGTATTGCTTGACACCGGCGAGATAGCGGTTGTTTTCAAAGAAAATCACAAGGTTCCGCAATATCCTCTTGTTATAGTTGTGACTGATAAAAATCAGAAGCAATGTCAACCTTATCTTTTTGATTTAAACGAATACAATCTGTTGACTAAAAAGCATTATAAAACTATATTAACAGCTTTAGATGCAAAAAAGTATGAAATAGATCCGAATAAAGTGATAGAGATGTTTATAAATAACACCTCTTTGGAGGCAAGATATGGATAG